A genome region from Rhinopithecus roxellana isolate Shanxi Qingling chromosome 10, ASM756505v1, whole genome shotgun sequence includes the following:
- the LOC104679722 gene encoding tubulin alpha-1B chain, translating to MRECISIHVGQAGVQIGNACWELYCLEHGIQPDGQMPSDKTIGGGDDSFNTFFSETGAGKHVPRAVFVDLEPTVIDEVRTGTYRQLFHPEQLITGKEDAANNYARGHYTIGKEIIDLVLDRIRKLADQCTGLQGFLVFHSFGGGTGSGFTSLLMERLSVDYGKKSKLEFSIYPAPQVSTAVVEPYNSILTTHTTLEHSDCAFMVDNEAIYDICRRNLDIERPTYTNLNRLISQIVSSITASLRFDGALNVDLTEFQTNLVPYPRIHFPLATYAPVISAEKAYHEQLSVAEITNACFEPANQMVKCDPRHGKYMACCLLYRGDVVPKDVNAAIATIKTKRSIQFVDWCPTGFKVGINYQPPTVVPGGDLAKVQRAVCMLSNTTAIAEAWARLDHKFDLMYAKRAFVHWYVGEGMEEGEFSEAREDMAALEKDYEEVGVDSVEGEGEEEGEEY from the exons ATG CGTGAGTGCATCTCcatccacgttggccaggctggtgtccagaTTGGCAATGCCTGCTGGGAGCTCTACTGCCTGGAACACGGCATCCAGCCTGATGGCCAGATGCCGAGTGACAAGACCATTGGGGGAGGAGATGACTCCTTCAACACCTTCTTCAGTGAGACGGGCGCTGGCAAGCATGTGCCCCGGGCAGTGTTTGTAGACTTGGAACCCACGGTCATTG atGAAGTTCGCACTGGCACCTACCGCCAGCTCTTCCACCCTGAGCAGCTCATCACAGGCAAGGAAGATGCTGCCAATAACTATGCCCGAGGGCACTACACCATTGGCAAGGAGATCATTGACCTTGTGTTGGACCGAATTCGCAAGCTG GCTGACCAGTGCACCGGTCTTCAGGGCTTCTTGGTTTTCCACAGCTTTGGTGGGGGAACTGGTTCTGGGTTCACCTCCCTGCTCATGGAACGTCTCTCAGTTGATTATGGCAAGAAGTCCAAGCTGGAGTTCTCCATTTACCCAGCACCCCAGGTTTCCACAGCTGTAGTTGAGCCCTACAACTCCATCCTCACCACCCACACCACCCTGGAGCACTCTGATTGTGCCTTCATGGTAGACAATGAGGCCATCTATGACATCTGTCGTAGAAACCTCGATATTGAGCGTCCAACCTACACTAACCTTAACCGCCTTATTAGCCAGATTGTGTCCTCCATCACTGCTTCCCTGAGATTTGATGGAGCCCTGAATGTTGACCTGACAgaattccagaccaacctggtGCCCTACCCCCGCATCCACTTCCCTCTGGCCACATACGCCCCTGTCATCTCTGCTGAGAAAGCCTACCATGAACAGCTTTCTGTAGCAGAGATCACCAATGCTTGCTTTGAGCCAGCCAACCAGATGGTGAAATGTGACCCTCGCCATGGTAAATACATGGCTTGCTGCCTGTTGTACCGTGGTGATGTGGTTCCCAAAGATGTCAATGCTGCCATTGCCACCATCAAGACCAAGCGCAGCATCCAGTTTGTGGATTGGTGCCCCACTGGCTTCAAGGTTGGCATCAACTACCAGCCTCCCACTGTGGTACCTGGTGGAGACCTGGCCAAGGTTCAGAGAGCTGTGTGCATGCTGAGCAACACCAcagccattgctgaggcctgGGCTCGCCTGGACCACAAGTTTGACCTGATGTATGCCAAGCGTGCCTTTGTTCACTGGTATGTGGgtgaggggatggaggaaggcgAGTTCTCTGAGGCCCGTGAAGACATGGCTGCCCTTGAGAAGGATTATGAGGAGGTTGGTGTGGATTCTGTTGAAGGAGAGggtgaggaagaaggagaggaataCTAA